A genomic region of Nymphaea colorata isolate Beijing-Zhang1983 chromosome 2, ASM883128v2, whole genome shotgun sequence contains the following coding sequences:
- the LOC116247216 gene encoding methyltransferase FGSG_00040: MNGELQEVRSRANELLLRGEWKDCIDAYSQLTVLLEHQEPCDDGASKKALCLAFSNRAEARFRLRDFCASIQDCGRALQIDPNHLKSIVCMGKALLEIDQYSKASKCFERAVALQPHGHRGDSVGCLLRRSRKLDAQSRTGRFDLTDWILNGFDGPSPDLAGYIEGPVEIRRSDISGRGLFVTKNVSAGTLLFVSKAVAVGRAILPGSTDDGLTGEQGNRLVVWKDFVDQVRDAALRSEKTLKQLYTLPTGDEDEGSHDLGIPNMDIFRPDVEETTIGEVKLDMGRILKILDANALTENPVLGKKSVNGEEEVCGVGLWILASFINHSCNPNARRLHVGDRILVHSSKDLRKGEEITFSYFDTFLPLKKRQELGKNWGFLCKCERCKVEEIHRQDLEAIEKEMECASDLTDMVVRLEDEVLRKKVKGTREKAFVRVSYWEAYCRVLRSGRVVKRWGRRIPEAGSLIDAAEAVVGGDDRVLAAAYEFKDVNGSYGRLIVDDMSRVSKIGRAIYGKHMKKQAIRALLQKYY, translated from the coding sequence ATGAACGGGGAGTTGCAGGAGGTGAGATCAAGGGCAAACGAGCTCCTGTTGAGGGGAGAATGGAAAGATTGCATCGATGCTTACTCGCAGTTGACTGTTCTCTTGGAACACCAAGAGCCTTGCGATGACGGAGCGTCAAAGAAGGCGCTCTGCTTGGCCTTCTCCAACAGAGCCGAAGCTCGCTTCCGTCTCAGGGACTTCTGCGCTTCGATACAGGACTGCGGCAGAGCGCTGCAGATCGACCCCAACCATTTGAAGTCCATCGTCTGCATGGGAAAGGCACTGCTAGAGATTGACCAGTATTCGAAAGCCTCCAAGTGTTTCGAAAGGGCGGTGGCCCTTCAGCCTCATGGCCACAGGGGCGACTCAGTCGGTTGCCTTCTCCGTCGAAGCAGAAAGCTTGATGCTCAGTCAAGGACCGGCCGTTTTGACCTGACGGACTGGATACTGAATGGATTTGACGGGCCTTCGCCGGACCTGGCAGGGTACATCGAAGGCCCAGTCGAGATCAGGCGGTCTGACATTAGCGGCCGGGGACTGTTTGTGACGAAGAACGTCAGTGCTGGAACTCTGCTGTTTGTATCAAAGGCGGTCGCGGTCGGCAGGGCGATCTTACCGGGATCGACCGACGACGGCCTCACAGGTGAACAGGGTAACAGATTGGTTGTGTGGAAAGACTTCGTGGACCAAGTACGTGATGCTGCATTGAGATCGGAGAAGACCCTGAAGCAGCTCTACACACTGCCGACGGGGGACGAAGATGAAGGAAGCCATGATCTTGGGATCCCCAACATGGACATTTTTCGTCCTGATGTAGAAGAAACGACGATTGGCGAGGTCAAACTCGACATGGGCAGGATCCTGAAGATTTTAGACGCAAATGCTCTTACAGAAAATCCAGTCCTGGGGAAGAAATCTGTTAACGGAGAAGAGGAAGTCTGTGGAGTAGGGCTTTGGATCTTGGCTTCCTTCATCAATCATTCCTGCAACCCAAATGCTAGACGGCTGCACGTTGGTGACCGGATCCTCGTTCACTCTTCCAAGGACTTGAGAAAAGGAGAGGAGATAACTTTCAGCTATTTCGACACCTTCTTACCGCTGAAGAAGAGGCAGGAGCTGGGCAAGAACTGGGGTTTCCTGTGCAAGTGCGAGAGGTGCAAAGTTGAGGAAATTCACAGGCAGGACTTGGAGGCgattgagaaggaaatggaatgCGCGTCGGATTTGACCGACATGGTGGTCAGGCTGGAGGACGAGGTGTtgaggaagaaggtgaaggGCACAAGGGAGAAGGCATTCGTTAGAGTTTCCTATTGGGAGGCCTACTGCAGAGTTCTTCGGTCCGGCAGGGTCGTCAAGAGATGGGGAAGGCGAATCCCAGAAGCAGGTTCTTTGATAGATGCAGCAGAGGCGGTGGTTGGTGGAGATGACCGGGTGCTAGCGGCGGCGTATGAGTTCAAGGATGTCAATGGCAGCTATGGTCGTCTGATCGTGGACGACATGTCAAGGGTGTCGAAGATTGGCAGAGCCATATATGGAAAGCACATGAAGAAACAGGCCATCAGAGCTCTCCTGCAGAAATACTACTGA